The Columba livia isolate bColLiv1 breed racing homer chromosome 18, bColLiv1.pat.W.v2, whole genome shotgun sequence genome includes a region encoding these proteins:
- the LOC135575707 gene encoding cilia- and flagella-associated protein 52-like isoform X1 — protein sequence MAAAKGDGAVGELELQAAIGFNGHVPCGLICHPDREHVLYPLGCTVVIQHLDTKKQSFLHGHTDNVSCVAVSRDGMYVASGQVTCIGFKADVILWDFPKQELLARLSLHEGKVEGLSFSPRGIYLVSLGGQDDGRVMVWDVSKREAVCGSPASPRSAGNANVVMCSSCRDEMFVTAGNFTIRVWELDTATKKIHPSECYAGQLRRITVCVQMTDDDGDFYLGTTSGDVLKVNTSSKVLTACGPQKKKLSMVSSSSVTPILSLSCSLLVTEGRATCGRTITKRILRLTLFLRCQFLVSRS from the exons ATGGCGGCGGCCAAGGGGGACGGGGCggtgggggagctggagctgcaggcgGCCATCGGCTTCAACG gacatgttcccTGTGGCCTCATCTGCCACCCCGACAGGGAGCACGTCCTGTACCCCCTGGGCTGTACGGTGGTGATTCAGCACCTGGAcactaagaaacagagtttcttgcaTGGCCACACCGATAACGTGTCCTGCGTTGCcgtgtccagggatgggatgtacgtcgcttcaggacaagtcacctgcattggattcaag GCAGACGTCATCCTCTGggatttcccaaagcaggagtTACTTGCTCGGCTCTCGCTGCACGAGGGCAAAGTCGAGGGACTCTCGTTCTCGCCCAGaggcatttatcttgtgtccCTGGGAGGCCAGGACGACGGCAG ggtgATGGTGTGGGACGTCAGTAAGAGAGAGGCTGTGTGCGGGAGCCCGGCCTCGCCGCGCAGCGCCGGCAATGCCAACGTCgtcatgtgctccagctgcagggacgagatgtttgtcactgctggaaa TTTCACCATTCGAGTGTGGGAACTCGACACAGCAACTAAAAAAATCCATCCGTCTGAATGCTACGCGGGGCAACTGAGAAGAATCACTGTGTGTGTTCAG ATGACagatgatgatggtgattttTATCTTGGCACGACGAGTGGAGATGTCCTGAAagtgaacacaagcagcaaggtgctgactgcctgtgggccccagaagaagaagttgagcatggtgagtagcagctctgtgactccaattctgtccttgtcctgctctttgttAGTGACTGAAGGTAGAGCAACCTGCGGGAGAACCATCACAAAGCGGATTCTCAGACTAACGCTTTTCCTGCGCTGTCAGTTCCTTGTGTCTCGGTCTTGA
- the LOC135575707 gene encoding cilia- and flagella-associated protein 52-like isoform X2, which translates to MAAAKGDGAVGELELQAAIGFNGHVPCGLICHPDREHVLYPLGCTVVIQHLDTKKQSFLHGHTDNVSCVAVSRDGMYVASGQVTCIGFKADVILWDFPKQELLARLSLHEGKVEGLSFSPRGIYLVSLGGQDDGRVMVWDVSKREAVCGSPASPRSAGNANVVMCSSCRDEMFVTAGNFTIRVWELDTATKKIHPSECYAGQLRRITVCVQMTDDDGDFYLGTTSGDVLKVNTSSK; encoded by the exons ATGGCGGCGGCCAAGGGGGACGGGGCggtgggggagctggagctgcaggcgGCCATCGGCTTCAACG gacatgttcccTGTGGCCTCATCTGCCACCCCGACAGGGAGCACGTCCTGTACCCCCTGGGCTGTACGGTGGTGATTCAGCACCTGGAcactaagaaacagagtttcttgcaTGGCCACACCGATAACGTGTCCTGCGTTGCcgtgtccagggatgggatgtacgtcgcttcaggacaagtcacctgcattggattcaag GCAGACGTCATCCTCTGggatttcccaaagcaggagtTACTTGCTCGGCTCTCGCTGCACGAGGGCAAAGTCGAGGGACTCTCGTTCTCGCCCAGaggcatttatcttgtgtccCTGGGAGGCCAGGACGACGGCAG ggtgATGGTGTGGGACGTCAGTAAGAGAGAGGCTGTGTGCGGGAGCCCGGCCTCGCCGCGCAGCGCCGGCAATGCCAACGTCgtcatgtgctccagctgcagggacgagatgtttgtcactgctggaaa TTTCACCATTCGAGTGTGGGAACTCGACACAGCAACTAAAAAAATCCATCCGTCTGAATGCTACGCGGGGCAACTGAGAAGAATCACTGTGTGTGTTCAG ATGACagatgatgatggtgattttTATCTTGGCACGACGAGTGGAGATGTCCTGAAagtgaacacaagcagcaag TGA